In Drosophila pseudoobscura strain MV-25-SWS-2005 chromosome 4, UCI_Dpse_MV25, whole genome shotgun sequence, the following proteins share a genomic window:
- the LOC26533542 gene encoding uncharacterized protein isoform X2 has protein sequence MIYMALQNVSESRRARETRRLRLWFVLDRGRGTTPVIIRNGKAINGIRLFLTCEYSSFSFIYKREKPATEIVICKNGGERIEKERDPKMKMENGRGGLDWIEWNNGEGNPCLVLVRDI, from the exons ATGATTTACATGGCCTTACAAAATGTTTCGGAAAGCAGGAGAGCGAGGGAAACGAGACGTCTACGCCTGTGGTTCGTCCTGGACCGAGGACGAGGg ACAACCCCCGTAATTATCCGCAATGGAAAAGCCATTAATGGTATTAG ACTTTTCCTCACGTGCGAATATTCCAGCTTTTCATTTATCTATAAACGAGAAAAGCCAGCAACCGAAATTGTCATATGCAAAAACGGAGGAGAAAGGATTGAGAAAG AACGCGACCCCAAGATGAAGATGGAAAATGGCAGAGGAGGATTGGATTGGATAGAGTGGAATAACGGAGAAGGTAACCCTTGTCTGGTTCTGGTACGTGATATTTGA
- the LOC26533542 gene encoding uncharacterized protein isoform X1 has protein sequence MIYMALQNVSESRRARETRRLRLWFVLDRGRGTTPVIIRNGKAINGIRLFLTCEYSSFSFIYKREKPATEIVICKNGGERIEKATDFICKVDKCRCANCRLGNTRRPKDQDQDQGQEGCASVCSLGTAFAIYIYFLLSNFCSERDPKMKMENGRGGLDWIEWNNGEGNPCLVLVRDI, from the exons ATGATTTACATGGCCTTACAAAATGTTTCGGAAAGCAGGAGAGCGAGGGAAACGAGACGTCTACGCCTGTGGTTCGTCCTGGACCGAGGACGAGGg ACAACCCCCGTAATTATCCGCAATGGAAAAGCCATTAATGGTATTAG ACTTTTCCTCACGTGCGAATATTCCAGCTTTTCATTTATCTATAAACGAGAAAAGCCAGCAACCGAAATTGTCATATGCAAAAACGGAGGAGAAAGGATTGAGAAAG CTACAGACTTCATTTGCAAAGTAGACAAGTGCCGCTGTGCAAATTGCAGACTGGGGAATACTCGTAGACCaaaggaccaggaccaggaccagggccaggagGGGTGTGCGAGCGTATGCTCCCTGGGAACTGCGTTtgcaatttatatatattttttattgtcaAATTTTTGCTCAGAACGCGACCCCAAGATGAAGATGGAAAATGGCAGAGGAGGATTGGATTGGATAGAGTGGAATAACGGAGAAGGTAACCCTTGTCTGGTTCTGGTACGTGATATTTGA